DNA sequence from the Anthonomus grandis grandis chromosome 9, icAntGran1.3, whole genome shotgun sequence genome:
TTGACTAACATGATTACCTGTAGGTGagttaatagagaaatcagacacgttaaaatcgcccactattattacattatggtttagctttgatattaaaagtgtaaatggatccagaaattgctcgaaaattacagatgtgatagatggtgggatgtacaaaacaatcttgtaaaatatatgtaacctaatagtaaatttacagccaacaacatcgatagagggcgcaatactgttgcaaaaaatcagacaaactaattttttcagacacaatGTTTTTAGAACCAAAGGTTCCAAACATGGGACTACAGTCTAGATCAGTGTTActaacttttttcgtgacggaacccttttaaaaaactatatttttaatggaaccataaactctaaactaaaagcaaaagcagttatatgtgaattgtttattaataatcatacaaaaaaagatagatagataaagtGGACCCTATATCTATATAGATATAGATATATGGTtcactttaatacatgcattcatttattatgactgctccgcggagcacactttgagtaacgctgGTCTagattatctaaaaattacattttttttatgtagtttagTTAATTAccaagaaaaaaacacaattttttattactattctCTGTGATCTTGGTTTTCTCTGTTATTGAAGTCAAATCAACTGCTATTCAGAGCTAAtacatttgtcaaaaatattctttttaatttatatatatttaaagagaaTGTAAATACAATGTTTCTGGATGGCATGGGTTCTTCATTCGAAAGAATTATCCTAataagaaaacctaaaaaaattattgcttattACAAACAAACTTgcttaattaataaatctagAAGATGTCGTTTTGACATGATAAGCATGTTGAACAAATCTACTCCCATTATGTGACACTTCTCTGAAGAATGACATTTTCTATAAATTCAAATGATTATTTACAGTCTATAGGTACAAATAGTTTGTATTTATATCTTTGTATAATAACATGAAAATCTAATTTCTCTTGACTATACTGTAAGCAAATCCAAGATATTTTTAGGCAAAACAAATCATTATTGGCCTACATAGATGAAATCATGATAAAACCAAATGCAATGAATATCCTACTAGTTACCTAATttatatacagtattgtgcaaaaagatagcaatattaaaactttcctgttatatatcttttagtatttattttataagtaaggtttatatattatttacaagaatagttagagcctgtttatattttcatattatcatattttttgtatcataataaataaaacaccaaattgttttatgcaaatttattattcaaaaacaacaaaaaatagttttaattctaaaaaaaatataacccaactaaattaaaattaattcaatatttcgtgtagtattagagcatgttaggtgcctgattttggtttcaatgtaatgccataaattctctatagggtttaggtctgacgattgagatggccagatcattacatttattttttcatcggatagccacctcttaacaaattgagaagcatgttttggatcgttgtcatgctgaaatatggttgttactggcatgacttcatccatatatggcactaaatgtgtttgcagaatgtctttgtacatgaaacgatccattttgcccactattcttactatgggtcccatgccacgagccgagaaacatccccatacaagaatatttccccctccatgtttaactgtggggccaatgtactttttgtttaatctttgttcactgaggcgtctgacgtacatcactccatcagtcctgaataaattatatttagattcatcactaaattcttccaatcagctacagaccagtggacatgagataggcaaagtgaaaacgagccttgatGTTCTTGtttgagagtaacggttttttggcggggcgacgagcaggtaagttggcatcaagtaatcttctccttacggtactggaactgaggtttgctcctccaccctcttttaattttgccaaaatttggaaagaagacaaaaaaggattttctttggaaattcgtagcagctgtctatccatcctcaaatttgtttttctgggtctaccaggaatgggcgccggtgcagctgttccagtaaggcgaaattttttgcaaactctggatacgattgacctgtgaagccgtaagattcttgcaatgtcactctgcctaacaccattttcgtaatgctccacaataatttttcttacatcaccattgacggtttttgagcgacccattttaagttaattctgagattcaaaaataactttacagcaggtaaatcgatatttaactgataaaattaatgcgaaacaagaatgttgctatatttatgcacattgtctaaataaacaaacatgaagttccttactctgcattggcattcttatgatatctcggtatatttataaataatacagaggcgtgtacttaaaaagtaaagaaataatatggaataaataaaggagcaaataatatttttgaaaacatcgcttgatgctatatttatgcaaaaTACCGTACTTCTTTCTTAGATGCTTTTTCTTTTACCCATTTATGCAGCATTGTCCACTAAGAAACCATacttcaattaataaatttattgattattattattgctacTTCTAAACTTTTTTAACAAGACTGCAAAACTGAAATTTCGTGAAAAATTTTTCAGATGTTGTCAGCCTGAAATGCTTCTTCTAAGCCGTTATAAATATGATTTACGTAcacaatcaaataaaattaacattcaAAGATATTCTTATAAATCCGAATTGCCCTTGACTAAAGATTCCTATGAAACTCTAAGTTGACTTCCTGCTAAATATGTCACTTTctacaatataatttatattgttttgCCCTGTAGCTCCCTCTATGAATGAATAAAAAAGTCAAAGAATTGGTTGATTCATGTATACAGCCATATATAAATAGGGTAaacctttattaataaaattttattatattcgaTATTACTTCTACaaaataaattctgttttaGGATGTGGGAAATCAACACAAGTGCCCCAATATGTATTAGAAGCAGGCTACAATAAAATTGCCTGTACACAGCCGAGACGTATTGCTTGTATTTCCTTAGCTAAAAGAGTAGCATTTGAAAcccttacaaattttaaaaccgtAATAGGATACCAAATAAGATTTGAGAAAACGAAAAGACGTGATACACACATCATTTTTCTTACTGAGGGTTTGTTGCTAAGACAGGCATCAGAAAAAGAGACCCTAGACTCATATGATGTTATTATTTTGGATGAGGTTCATGAAAGGCATTTGCATGGAGACCTTTTAATTGGTAACATGTtttcactatttatttttaatatagatcTTGAAATAATAGCTATTACGTTCATATtgggaaaaaaacaaatttgattaATCTTGACCTAAATAATAGCAACATTTATTTGTCAATGTAGTAAATAACCAATTATTGACAGTACAAGGGGGGTATTTCATGAAAatcatgataaatattttttatataacattttgCAGTAAAATTTTGCTACAACATGTAGTTTAATGTTTCCTTTAAGCAATTAATACAACAAAATGCTTTACGAATATAAATATGcgttgcaaaaaatattaaaaatcagttttgtCAAAATACCTGTTATTGACATCATCATATCCAAAAAAACCAATGATTGACAACCAGTAGTAGACACTAATAAAAGACCAGTTAAAAGTAATGTGATATTgtatattttggaaatatacTACAAAAGCTTCATTTAAACATACTGAAATACAAACATCTATGCACATACATACAATGACATGCGTTGGCCttgatatataattttgttttagtaCTTCAAAAACATCCACAAGTGATTtgaattcatatttaattagcTCACCAGAAGATAATAAATCTGGGGTAGGCAACACTCCAATAAcactattttttgttatatatgaCACATCATTTTCATCACacacaaacatttttttgtctCCACCTAAACATTTCATTGACATTACCCTAATGTCATCATTGTCAACTAATTCCTGCACAATACAAACATATTGGTATGTAGTGCTCTTTCTTTAGCCGCCAAGAAACttcactaaaataaaatttcctatttgaatGTCTCCGTTAGAAACTTGACAACAGATGGaattttttccttcattttccttttttttgtttgaggTTTTGGGTCGGGCCAAAATAACGCCTTCTTAAAAGGAGTTGGAACATTTGATGCATCAAGGGTTTGAAAGTACGTGCTTGGCTGGTCATGAGTGTTATTATAAGATGTGCTCGGCTGATCATCAGTTATTTTTGTTGGAGTGCAAAGATCTTCGGCAACAGAAGCAGGAGCAAGATTAGTGGGAGAACGGCTAAATCGATTATCTGCAACTGAGTCCATGGCTCCTTTTTCATTTGTTACTTCTGCATGTTCAACATCTGAACATGTTTCTAGtgtcaaattttttcaaatttcgaaTAAATGCTTATCTTCCACTGGACCATCCCAAGAATGTTGGTTTAAGGAGTTCCTGAATGTAGTTAGCTTTTCTTGGTCAATCCTgctctcaaaaattttcaaggCAAGCAGGGACTTATCTTTTGTAGCGTTTGAAGCCATAGCAGCTACAGGGATGTCACTTGAATCGTCATTTTTGGCagaaattttactaaaatgtaCATTGCCAACATTAAAGGGGCACAAACCTGAAGatttaaaaccattttgaaTGGTTTCTGGTTTAATGTGTTCCAGGGCCTTTTTAAACACACCTCCAAAGTGCATCTTCTGAAGCCTATTGCCAAAGTTCTCCATCCTCCAATTCTGTACCTCATTTCTGTAGGCTAATTTAAGGGGCCTAAATACTGCATTGTCCATAGGCTGAAGGATGTGTGTAGAATTGGGATATAAAGCTATCAACTCAATGCCATTATCATTGCAAAATGTTGATAAATGGCGAGTTAACAGGTTTTTGAATCCCCTCTTTTATGAGCCATGGATTGAATATATTGGTGatatattcataaaaagtgCTTGAACACTTTTCCTTCTTTGGGTGAGAGGTAAAACGCGCTTTCATCAGCATTGAATACCCTTTTGGGGTCATCAGTTATTTGATAGAGATCATGGGACGTTAGATACTCCTTTATTTCCTGAAACCATCTACGAATTTGTCCTGAAGTTACACTTTTTCTGGATGTTGTCAAATTCTGTGATATTCTTTGTGAAATTTCCGGATGTCTCCTCAAAAATAGCAGAAACCATTTATCGCTAGGACGATTATTGTTAGTAAACGATTTTGCCCGTTCTGATTGACTCTCTCTATGATGATTTTTTGAACTGAATCTAAAAGCTGCATTTTTGAAACGGGAAAATGTCTTTCAGATAGTTCAATAATCCATTTAACCATTAGGAATTTCTCATGCTTGCTAAGTATTGTTGAGGGTTCCATGGTACAAACAACTTCAGACTTTCCTTGCATCTTGTGAAGTAGGGTTGTCCGTGGAACATGGTGGTTTAGAGCAGCCACTGCAACTGGTACACCATTTCTTACTTCCGCCAGTGCAGCTCATTTGGTCAGAGGTATAATTTCTTCTAGGCGACATTTCTGAAAAAGCAGAAggacttaaatatatttagttttggCTCATCCAAATATTGTCATCATTAAACCAGTAATTGACACTTGTGTCAACATGGggagattttttaattcattttatctacttttaactttttaaacaaaaataaaccacagaaaataacaatacatactaatgctaaatttttaaaatgggtcacaaaaatttacttaccttattttttacattaaggATCACAAAAAACACCAAAAATTTGGAACACGGGTTTACAACATGAACTGACCTGACAAAATGACTGAccagaaaattctggaaatatGTTCAGGGTTGCCAGATTTACAGAGGATTGCATAGGTTTCACATTTAATATGAAATTCAAATgcgttttcttattttaggGAAAATTGTAGAATGGTGTCAATGATTGGTGAAATGTCAATAACTGGTTGCTTACCTTACtatatattcatttaattaaatttaaattttatccatatagagaatttatttttcttttaacgcAATTTACGCaggtattattaaaataacttattCAAGAACTAAAAATTACCTATTCATAacaatatttgaataatatcTCAGTCATACTGTCTAATCCTAGTGATTGCAGAGTGTAATTCATAATTTATACAGAGGAAATCTATATATACGTCTGAGTGTCAAGACTACGATTACTATGTAGCATGTAAACACCTATTAGTGACAAAAGATTATTAAGTTGAATGATACAAAGAATTCAGAAAATCCTGACGTAACGAGatggtttattaaaaaaagtgaaaatgtcatcataggtaataaaataatattatttacccAATTTGGAAGCAATCCATCATAAAAAGTTCCTTTATAAAAAGAATGGAACTAAgctatatttttgtaaaaaatggaCCAGacggttattttattattaaaatcgttCAAATTTCGCAATATAAAATCCTAGGGGTTTCACaagttttattaacatattttctacttatattatgtttctttttataCTAAGTAGTTTAAGTTCTCACggtttgtattttgtttttaggaaTAATGAAGTGTGTACTTCGAACGAAAACTAACCTTAAATTGATATTAATGTCCGCCACTATAAATTTAGATcttttttcaaattacttttccgAAGAGAACATACAAGTCATTcaggtaaaataaattttaagaggctatcaatatattatcaaaatcacataaaaatatactttttaaggTACCTGGAAGACTTTATCCAATTGAAATTAATTACAGACCCATAGTGAAAGATCCTTTTGAAAGAAAAAGGGACAAATTTAACTGCACTCcatatttgcaaatattacaattaattgATGAAAACTATAAGCCTAATCAGAAAGGTGATGTGTTAATATTCTTAAATGGGCTCTCGGAAATTTCTACATTGACTGAAGCTGTAACTGAATATAGGTAACTAAGCCagagttattaaaaattatttattaaatgtactATTAAAGAtctttaaattagttaaaaatgtaacaaaacCATCCttaatacaatatataaaatagagtTCAGTCATATGAAATACATGttagcaattttattaaaacttattttgtcACTTCATACTCGTCTTTATTCGTTCGTCTTTGTTCGTTTGTTAATGTTCAAATCATAAAGATTTCTGGAGTtgtttagataaatttgttccaTTCTAGTATTCATACTGTTTCAATTAAAATGCATTATCCAATTAAAaccaagatattttatttttattaaaatatgtttttgttatatgaggtcaataggtatattttaaattaatcataATATGGCGCATGACGCATGCCGCATACTAGGGCAAAATAAGCAATTACCAAAGAATAAAATGcttgcattttttgaaaattaccaaccattttaaattatttataaaattaagaaaattgtgTATCCACCAGCTTTTCTCTCTTTCCGTTTACTTGTAAGTGATCCATTTGACTAACTTCTAATATATGAAGTATCTATCTACCtttcataaaatatttcctttagtaattttttaatttttgatttcctCTTCTTAgtcgtttaaagaaaaattggatAGTTTTACCACTTCACAGTAGTCTCTCACTGGaagaacaaaataaagttttcgACTATCCCCCAGATGGTATAAGAAAATGCattatttcaacaaatattGCGGAGACCTCAGTTACTATTGATGGGATTAGGTAAAGAATTTATGCTCctatataattttagaaaaagaatattaaatgtCACTTTGCTAGTGACAGTAATCTACACCAAacttgcatattataaaattgtttttttttttatttaaggcatttttcaaaatcaGTGCTGGTTAGCATTAGCAAAGTGAACATTTTGCTACATTggctttatatattattaatctCTTAATAATCTCATTATTCCAAGCTAGgcttcaaaaaaatgtaattttatttaaaggtttGTCCTGGATTCTGGGAAATGTAATCGAATGATTTATAATACAAATCTTGGAGTTAGTAAATTGAGCGAAACAAATATTTCACAAGTGAGTTTAtacctaatttttataaagattaaaattgataaattacttgcaataattttttataggaCAGTGCAAAACAAAGGAGTGGTCGCGCAGGTCGAACTGGACCTGGAGTATGTTATCGTCTTTATTCTGAAGAAGACTTTAAGAATTTTGAGCTTTTTAGTCCTGCGGAAATACACTTAGTGCCTTtagattcattaattttacatATGATTTCTCTGGGATTGTCTGATATTGAAAGTTTTCCGTTTCTTGAAAAACCCAGTAATGTTGCTATTGAAGAAAGTTtggagaaattaaaatttaccgGTAGGAAAAATACGCCGTGaatggtttaaaatataaatattttcacgCAGTATAACTTGGTGAAATGGCTTTGATTCAATAGGGTTAACATTTTAGGTGCCCTTAGTCTTTCAGAAGATTGTCTAACTCTCACCCCGTTAGGGGATAGCTTAAGTCAATTGCCAGTTAATTTGTCTATTGGAAAAATGCTCATTTTatcaacaatttttgaaaacgcCAACTCAGTAATTGCTCTCGCTTCATTGCTAAGTGTTCAGAATCCATTAACTCAAAATGCTTATAGAGATACTACAGCACAAAATTTAAGAAGTCCCTTGGAATCTAATCATGGGGACCCTATTagtttactaaattattataaggAATGGTATTAGATTTAATAAAAGTGAGACTTCATagtattaaaattgaaaattttaggcTTATCGTTAAACAAGGATCAAATCAAATTGCTGGAGGTTCCAGAAATTCTTCTGTAAATTCACGCACGTGGAGTAAAAAACGATGTTTAGAAGAAGAGAGGTTTTATGAAGCAACTAAACTTATCGAgcaatttaaagatattttaagtgaaataaattTGCTACCAAAAATTGAGACAGGTATATAGAAATTGCCTTTACTGCTTTTTACTGAGTTGTGggcatatttttttagaattatccAGTAGGGAAAGGGCCATAAGATATGGAGAATTAAAGCAtctgaaacatttaaaatatgaaattaaaaataaatctgaaaGTAATCAAAGGAAACAACTTAAGTATGAAATGTATGATTTCGGAGAATCATCTGAAAAAGAAGATTCTAAAGCTGATATACGAGATGTCGAGTTTCGAATTAGCAAAGATTTTAAGGTTTAatcgtattatttttttaaatattaaaatacatcatatttcttttatttatagagCATGCAGAAGCTCTTAAATGAAACAAGCGCAAATAGTTTTAAGGATCTTATGAtgcttaaaattatattgactAGCGGCTTTTATCCCCAAGTTGCCGTAGGAGATGAGCACAACTCTTCAAAAACGGTATCAGAGAGACTATTTCatacaaaacagaaaaattatgtttttttgagaCCTATGAGCTATTTTGCTACTAATCCTGAAAGTTTGGAGCTATCTAATACTGATATTGAAGTTCCACCCCCAGGTATTATCAAATATAATTATAGAATAATTAGTACTAGGATCTACTGATTGTCTGCTTACTTTGTcggcttattttttaatgacaaataTTTCAGATATGTCCTTTACAATATATacttttacaattaaataatttataacctTTTGTTGCCtattctgattaaaaaataattatcagaaTCATCGTGTACAGTACTTGTTAGCGTTCTTACTAAATTTTGTACCTTTCGCTCTCAGCGAATGCTCTACATGCAGCtattctaatatttaaaatataaattctcataaataaaaagattattctaacaaacaaaaactttaagtctcctaaataataaagataactcaataaaaatatgtacaaataacattaaataaaaggcttaaattAACCACCCTCTTTTGCTAGACAGCTGCTTCGTACCACCAAAATAGTTTCTAGGTCAATGGAATTGAtacattcaataattttttgccttaATTCGTCCAAATTGGCTGGCTTACTGTCAGGGTGACTCTCCTTAATATCCTCCTGGGACCCGGacatgtttttgttaagttAGGGTTGTgaggcttttaaatataataaaaaatacataaataaacattgtttactaataactttttttattttttttcttactttgacAGATACATAACGTCCATTAAAATGACATTGGGTCCATTAAAATGGACATTTGGGTGACATTGGGACATtcctaatatataatttttttttcaataacatttcATTCTAAACCTATGAAAACgcagaaaataaatgtaagcttaaatttatttgctatggAACTCCATGAAACAGTTTCTGTTGCCAGTAATGCACAAAAATGTATTGCatctattacaaaaaaacttggtTATTTTGGCACAAGAGTCATTTTTACATCTAACCGAATTTTTTAAGTGTTGTTTCCGTTTTCTTTCGGTGCCTAATGACGATGACGGTGAATCGACAAAGATATTTCCCTCAGGATTTCTTCTAATACCTATGTTTTCTTGGGATTCACTTTGTGGATTGGGTGTATTTGTCAAAAGTTGAGTGgcaatttcgattttaaaatctaaatattgttgtattttgcgTGGAgggattttaaacattttttttatctcttcgaTAAAAAAACCATGAGTTAGCCATTGCTAGATCaaagaaatggaaaatgacTCTTACAGTCCATTTTTTTGATCTGGCTcgaattctataatagctaatcATTCGGTCTATCAATTCTATTCCTCCCATACAATCGTTGTATTTAGCAAGAACGTAAGGTCTTTTAACCTGAATGTATTTAGAGCCTTTCTTAGACTACCTTTTACACTCATCGCTAATTTGAATTCCTAGAGCAGTAGATGCCAAAAGTACAGATTTCAGATCATACCATTGTACAACTACTATTTCGCCATCTTGTCTTACAATTTGTTCCGAGCTGCCCCTACCTATCTTGGCCATCATTTTTTCCTAAGTTAAATTTGCTGCCGCTGGTACAAGAGATTTCATAATGGTTCCAGTGCAATATTTCCCTTGTTGACGAAGATATTCGAGAAAGTGGTATTGTCGTGAAACATCTATCGCAGTACACATGACTTCCAGGAAATAATATCCAATCCTTCCAAGGCGAACAACAGCAGAAGGTCCAACACCAAGTCGTTTTACAGAATCATCTGGAAAAGTATCTTTTCCTTGATATAATTCCAAGTCTAGACCACAAGACCATCAGGGGCAGgaacaacaaaatttttcaagccCTCTGGATTTGGCTTTCCTCTAACGAACTGCTTCATTTTACAAGTCCCTGTAAATTGGATCATCTGTTCATCTACCGCAACCACTTTCTCTCTAGGTAGCTGCAAACACCCCTGCCATACTGCTTTTATAATAGGAcgtactttccaaaatttgtcagACCTGCGTACCTCTTTAGCGATGCTGCCATCAATGACGATTT
Encoded proteins:
- the LOC126740252 gene encoding probable ATP-dependent RNA helicase DHX34 isoform X1; this encodes MANKRKHSSDYCSYRHSDKRKRREERSSQSAETYNKIEECKQELSRFLEDKANIKQQNEFWTFYEKYLNIQKLKPRDPNVDRNVMLDTYFPEKKSILLEKVPVLSKHGEKISIRPDDFNEFLLIILIYRDFLQKSKFLKLKKIRTSQVELPIFQYKKEIIDKLKSAKVMLIAGNTGCGKSTQVPQYVLEAGYNKIACTQPRRIACISLAKRVAFETLTNFKTVIGYQIRFEKTKRRDTHIIFLTEGLLLRQASEKETLDSYDVIILDEVHERHLHGDLLIGIMKCVLRTKTNLKLILMSATINLDLFSNYFSEENIQVIQVPGRLYPIEINYRPIVKDPFERKRDKFNCTPYLQILQLIDENYKPNQKGDVLIFLNGLSEISTLTEAVTEYSRLKKNWIVLPLHSSLSLEEQNKVFDYPPDGIRKCIISTNIAETSVTIDGIRFVLDSGKCNRMIYNTNLGVSKLSETNISQDSAKQRSGRAGRTGPGVCYRLYSEEDFKNFELFSPAEIHLVPLDSLILHMISLGLSDIESFPFLEKPSNVAIEESLEKLKFTGALSLSEDCLTLTPLGDSLSQLPVNLSIGKMLILSTIFENANSVIALASLLSVQNPLTQNAYRDTTAQNLRSPLESNHGDPISLLNYYKEWLIVKQGSNQIAGGSRNSSVNSRTWSKKRCLEEERFYEATKLIEQFKDILSEINLLPKIETELSSRERAIRYGELKHLKHLKYEIKNKSESNQRKQLKYEMYDFGESSEKEDSKADIRDVEFRISKDFKSMQKLLNETSANSFKDLMMLKIILTSGFYPQVAVGDEHNSSKTVSERLFHTKQKNYVFLRPMSYFATNPESLELSNTDIEVPPPGYFSKRPISKKHELLIYQSILETKKVYLVNVMRMPCIQTLLLFGKTIATNNTLTRFIVDDFLLLDVPYLGLGKNILLRALALRKKWINKLDFNLNNPLHKPTKADKEEMFYFIDALVNYMATEVPYNVKRLLPADLKQLYTFTTDSFNSLHDKVKNPFDEQYVMRPNESKGGFNVTENVIFNSLTQEEWTYQMEEQVFRTEWVCKYCKEVFTGSSLFDFMQHEEFCPNKSEQVKEKQETDDKKEETTAVKANSRRWYCEKCCKDLVLTSIEFVKHKRSCNGE
- the LOC126740252 gene encoding probable ATP-dependent RNA helicase DHX34 isoform X3, with amino-acid sequence MANKRKHSSDYCSYRHSDKRKRREERSSQSAETYNKIEECKQELSRFLEDKANIKQQNEFWTFYEKYLNIQKLKPRDPNVDRNVMLDTYFPEKKSILLEKVPVLSKHGEKISIRPDDFNEFLLIILIYRDFLQKSKFLKLKKIRTSQVELPIFQYKKEIIDKLKSAKVMLIAGNTGIMKCVLRTKTNLKLILMSATINLDLFSNYFSEENIQVIQVPGRLYPIEINYRPIVKDPFERKRDKFNCTPYLQILQLIDENYKPNQKGDVLIFLNGLSEISTLTEAVTEYSRLKKNWIVLPLHSSLSLEEQNKVFDYPPDGIRKCIISTNIAETSVTIDGIRFVLDSGKCNRMIYNTNLGVSKLSETNISQDSAKQRSGRAGRTGPGVCYRLYSEEDFKNFELFSPAEIHLVPLDSLILHMISLGLSDIESFPFLEKPSNVAIEESLEKLKFTGALSLSEDCLTLTPLGDSLSQLPVNLSIGKMLILSTIFENANSVIALASLLSVQNPLTQNAYRDTTAQNLRSPLESNHGDPISLLNYYKEWLIVKQGSNQIAGGSRNSSVNSRTWSKKRCLEEERFYEATKLIEQFKDILSEINLLPKIETELSSRERAIRYGELKHLKHLKYEIKNKSESNQRKQLKYEMYDFGESSEKEDSKADIRDVEFRISKDFKSMQKLLNETSANSFKDLMMLKIILTSGFYPQVAVGDEHNSSKTVSERLFHTKQKNYVFLRPMSYFATNPESLELSNTDIEVPPPGYFSKRPISKKHELLIYQSILETKKVYLVNVMRMPCIQTLLLFGKTIATNNTLTRFIVDDFLLLDVPYLGLGKNILLRALALRKKWINKLDFNLNNPLHKPTKADKEEMFYFIDALVNYMATEVPYNVKRLLPADLKQLYTFTTDSFNSLHDKVKNPFDEQYVMRPNESKGGFNVTENVIFNSLTQEEWTYQMEEQVFRTEWVCKYCKEVFTGSSLFDFMQHEEFCPNKSEQVKEKQETDDKKEETTAVKANSRRWYCEKCCKDLVLTSIEFVKHKRSCNGE